In a genomic window of Flavobacterium crassostreae:
- a CDS encoding BamA/TamA family outer membrane protein, whose amino-acid sequence MNTRILNSLLLLLIVITGCTGTKKLPEGSLLYTGATIKIENTTPRKQKKALKTALTPLLRPKPNTTFLGWRPKLFFYNLAGEPTKQKGLRYWLRNKVGEPPILYSRVDLNYNQKIILNYVQNNGYFNAKVVADSSRSGKKATATYSLNPGKQYVIQQIKYPEDSSAVANAIRHTIPTSLLKIGQGYSLDAFKQERERIDSHLKEKGFYYFNAEYLKMEVDSTVAEHRVNLTIKIKPEITDIAQKQYQINQIMVYPNYRLNKDTIPDPESALQYKDFTIIGSKNQFKPRIFDRALYFHKGDLYNRTNHNLSLNRLVNLGTFKFVKNQFKVADTTANFLDVYYYLTPLPKKSIQAVISAKTNSANYTGTELNINWSNRNLFKGAELLNLSAFGGLEVQVSGQNKGFNVYRLGTEANLIWPRIIAPFPFKSASGFVPKTKATLGYEYQNRTQLYSLQTLKGSFGYLWKENQRKEHLLNVTEITYASPQNVTNLYRQQIAIDPSLAKVTEKQLIFGPTYSYTYTNTMLQNKKHTYYYKASLDLSANLTGWLSWANMQKGDTVEIFKVPFSQFIKIENEFRHYLKLSSKTQIASKILVGAGYAYGNSDQMPFIKQFFNGGSNSIRAFRARSIGPGSFNGNATSGNFLPDQSGDLKLEFSTEYRAKIYKLVHGALFLDAGNIWLLRETPEKPGAKFSKGFLKELAVGVGAGLRFDFSFLILRTDLAFPIRKPYLPEGARWQLDQISFGDKNWRKENLVFNLAIGYPF is encoded by the coding sequence ATGAATACACGCATCTTAAATAGTCTACTCTTATTGCTTATCGTAATAACCGGCTGTACTGGCACCAAAAAACTACCAGAGGGCAGCTTATTGTATACCGGAGCCACCATCAAAATAGAAAATACTACCCCAAGAAAACAAAAAAAAGCTTTAAAAACAGCACTAACCCCTTTACTGAGACCCAAGCCCAATACTACTTTTTTGGGATGGAGACCCAAACTTTTTTTCTATAATTTGGCCGGAGAGCCCACAAAACAAAAAGGACTTAGATACTGGCTCCGTAATAAAGTAGGAGAACCTCCGATACTGTATTCGAGAGTTGACCTCAATTATAATCAAAAAATAATTCTAAATTACGTACAAAACAACGGCTACTTTAACGCCAAAGTTGTAGCAGATTCTAGCCGTAGTGGCAAAAAAGCAACAGCCACCTATAGCTTAAATCCGGGCAAACAATATGTCATCCAACAAATTAAATATCCCGAAGATTCTTCGGCAGTTGCAAATGCCATACGCCATACCATACCAACGTCTTTATTAAAAATAGGCCAAGGCTATAGCCTAGATGCTTTTAAACAAGAACGAGAACGCATAGACAGCCATCTTAAAGAAAAAGGGTTTTATTATTTTAATGCCGAGTATCTAAAAATGGAAGTAGACAGTACCGTTGCAGAGCACCGCGTAAATTTGACCATCAAAATAAAGCCCGAAATTACCGACATTGCCCAAAAACAATACCAAATAAACCAAATTATGGTGTACCCAAATTATCGATTAAACAAAGACACCATACCGGATCCAGAATCCGCACTACAATATAAGGATTTTACCATAATTGGTTCCAAAAATCAATTCAAACCCAGAATTTTTGATCGGGCACTCTATTTCCATAAAGGGGATTTATACAACCGCACCAATCATAATTTATCCTTAAATCGTTTGGTTAACTTAGGCACTTTTAAGTTTGTAAAAAACCAATTTAAAGTTGCAGATACTACTGCAAACTTTTTAGACGTCTACTACTACCTTACACCACTGCCCAAAAAATCCATACAAGCAGTTATCTCGGCCAAAACCAACTCCGCAAATTATACCGGGACCGAACTAAATATCAATTGGAGCAACCGCAATTTATTTAAAGGAGCCGAGTTACTCAACCTATCTGCTTTTGGCGGGCTTGAAGTGCAGGTTTCTGGTCAAAATAAAGGTTTTAATGTATACCGTTTGGGTACCGAAGCAAATCTAATTTGGCCACGAATTATTGCTCCCTTTCCTTTTAAATCTGCAAGCGGGTTTGTTCCAAAAACAAAAGCAACCCTAGGCTATGAATACCAAAACAGAACCCAATTATACTCCCTACAAACCCTAAAAGGCTCCTTTGGCTATTTGTGGAAAGAAAACCAACGCAAAGAACACCTACTCAATGTAACCGAAATCACCTATGCAAGCCCTCAAAATGTAACCAACCTATACCGGCAACAAATAGCCATAGATCCGTCTTTGGCCAAAGTCACTGAAAAACAATTGATTTTTGGACCAACCTACTCCTACACCTATACCAATACCATGCTCCAAAACAAAAAACACACCTATTATTATAAAGCTAGTTTGGATCTATCTGCCAACCTAACGGGCTGGCTATCCTGGGCAAATATGCAAAAAGGAGACACCGTAGAGATATTCAAAGTACCTTTTAGTCAATTTATAAAAATAGAAAACGAATTTAGACACTATTTAAAGCTTAGTTCCAAAACACAAATAGCAAGCAAAATTTTAGTAGGAGCAGGATATGCCTACGGAAATTCAGATCAGATGCCCTTTATAAAACAATTCTTTAATGGCGGATCCAACAGCATTCGTGCCTTTAGAGCACGCTCCATAGGCCCAGGATCCTTTAATGGCAATGCTACTTCTGGAAATTTTTTGCCGGACCAATCTGGAGATCTAAAATTAGAATTCAGTACAGAATATCGCGCCAAAATATACAAATTAGTTCATGGTGCACTCTTCTTGGATGCTGGAAACATTTGGTTGCTACGAGAAACTCCCGAAAAACCTGGAGCCAAATTTTCAAAAGGTTTTTTAAAAGAACTAGCCGTAGGCGTTGGTGCAGGCCTTCGATTTGATTTTTCATTTTTAATCTTAAGAACAGACCTAGCTTTTCCAATACGAAAACCGTACCTTCCCGAAGGAGCACGTTGGCAACTAGACCAAATTAGTTTTGGAGACAAAAATTGGCGCAAAGAAAACCTAGTATTTAATCTAGCCATTGGCTATCCGTTTTAA
- a CDS encoding translocation/assembly module TamB domain-containing protein, producing the protein MKKYLKISSNLLLWILGIVFAILFLVLVTLQIPAVQNLAKEKLVAFVQQKVKTKVVVGSLEIGFPKKIILNNFYFEDQQKDTLLAGQKLAIDLNFLDLINQKITLNQIDLEGITASVNRDTHAVFNFDYILKAFASKDSLQTPKEAKPTAFLIENIRFKNIKIQYSDAYTGQNVKLKLGILDTKIRKQNWNTLDFEVPKIKIQALQLAVLQATTSTQKQTPRTPKTKPTDPQFNLDLGEIDFSKFDLQYTDLKSKIAAALKFKKLKATFRKTDLGNQFFLVDRIYFSDAKAKVTIDQVTPPTNTANTASTTSPKNKLEFKIKQTTFNNVDLVFDNTNSIPAASAIDYQHLNIQDAHLDLTDLNYSPLAIQGNLNQLRLKEKSGVEITQLSTAFYYGTKNAYLKNLVLKTPQSLIKDHLEIGYPSVAALSQNSAQISVNAHLKESRLSLKDVLLFAPALAQSAPFKGNKNAVLSINGALTGKLNRLSIPNLEISGIRDTKIAASGTITGLQDINKAYFDLVIKQLQSGATDLPYFIPKGSIPSALELPAYLNVNGTFQGTTTHFNTNLVLKSSYGEATIKALLDQKTKNSENYTAQLYLKNFDLGKLFKTKTLGKISLKAQTSGIGLNPKTAQAQLKARILKLDYNNYAYSNLVVNGSIDHGLFTATAGIQNPDLRFDLVSSGSFKDKYPAVKAHLNVDIADLEKLNLHAGPLKIRGTMNAAIASASLDNLKGKVDIIQLTVADAEQQFVTDTISLSARVLPDTSAVVLKSPFLNASVRGNYTLTTITAALKNSLSVYYAPKPILAAKNKTEQNLDFQIEVKDSPLLHKIMPQVQVLEPFFISGSYHSKKDSIIVNGKIPKLLYGQNTITNAILNVSTKDKTLFYDFAIDSLQNNQLQLPATAIKGQLKDQTATYQLELKDSNDTLRYSVAGTLKTTPRNTEVHLDPSTLILNYKPWTIAATNLIQFGKTGIQARDFKLNNSKSSLEIASLSTKKNAPLSVTFADFEIKTIRNWIQKDSLQFNGTLNGSATIQNATKNPVFKAALKVEDFSFRNDTLGSIDLEIENSRANTYTTKIALSGQDNQLNLDGTYHTNTANLDLKLAIEKLHLKSIQGFTMGNLKESTGFINGSLALTGTINQPQLVGSLNFNQIGFRVTPLNSVFKDTNNTLKFSGETIGFDAFTLKDENNNTLVLNGTISTTDASNPAFNLTVDATNFKAINSEEKDNDLYYGALYLDNHLRIKGDWNNPMVDGNLKINANTDFVLVLPQSDPSIADREGIVSFVDADNPPLITKITTQEKLRETAIKGINAAVNIEIDKKAALTMVLDKANGDFLKLKGQAQLSGGIDPSGKTNLTGRYEIQEGTYEMNFNLINRKFEIKKGSYLLWTGEPTSAEVAITAVYKNEVAPIDLVDSQLAGTTSAVRNTYKQKIPFETELLMKGELLQPSIHFDIVLPEGNNNVATEIISTTQAKLSQLRQQPEELNKQVFALLLLNRFIGENPFASQAGGSSVSSLARESVSKILSQQLNNFAAELVDGVAIEFDLDATEDYTTGNLENRTDLNVGISKKLLDDRLKVTVGSRFGLEGPQQQNQAANSIAGDVSVEYQISKDGRYKLRAYRLNKYQVALQGQVVETGVSFVLTLDYNQFKELFHSKKTAE; encoded by the coding sequence TTGAAAAAATATTTAAAAATAAGTTCCAACCTACTCCTTTGGATTTTAGGGATTGTTTTTGCAATACTGTTTTTGGTTTTGGTAACCCTTCAAATTCCTGCAGTTCAAAACCTGGCCAAAGAAAAGCTGGTGGCTTTTGTGCAACAAAAAGTTAAAACTAAAGTTGTGGTAGGTAGTTTGGAGATCGGTTTTCCGAAAAAAATAATTTTAAATAATTTTTATTTTGAAGACCAACAAAAAGACACCCTATTAGCAGGACAAAAACTAGCCATTGACCTCAATTTTTTAGATTTAATAAACCAAAAAATAACCCTCAACCAAATTGATCTAGAAGGCATAACAGCAAGTGTAAACCGAGATACTCATGCGGTTTTTAATTTTGACTATATCCTCAAAGCCTTTGCGTCCAAAGATAGCTTGCAGACACCCAAAGAGGCCAAACCAACCGCTTTTTTGATAGAAAATATCCGTTTTAAAAACATCAAAATCCAATATTCGGATGCCTATACTGGGCAAAACGTAAAGCTTAAATTAGGTATTCTGGATACCAAAATAAGAAAACAAAATTGGAACACCTTGGATTTTGAAGTACCTAAAATTAAAATCCAAGCACTACAATTGGCCGTTTTGCAAGCAACTACATCTACCCAAAAACAAACCCCAAGAACTCCAAAAACAAAGCCCACCGATCCCCAATTTAATTTAGATCTTGGAGAAATAGACTTTTCAAAATTTGACCTACAGTATACCGATTTAAAAAGCAAGATAGCTGCCGCCTTAAAATTCAAAAAATTAAAAGCAACATTCCGCAAAACGGACTTAGGCAATCAATTTTTTTTGGTAGACCGTATTTATTTTTCGGATGCTAAAGCAAAAGTGACTATAGACCAAGTAACCCCTCCAACCAATACTGCGAATACCGCCAGCACTACTAGTCCAAAAAACAAACTAGAATTTAAGATAAAGCAAACTACTTTTAATAACGTAGATTTGGTATTTGACAATACCAATTCCATCCCTGCTGCATCTGCAATAGATTACCAACATCTAAACATTCAGGACGCACACCTCGATCTTACGGACTTAAATTATAGCCCATTGGCTATACAAGGAAATTTAAACCAGCTGCGATTGAAAGAAAAAAGTGGCGTAGAGATTACCCAATTATCTACCGCATTTTATTACGGAACCAAAAATGCTTATCTAAAAAATCTTGTTCTAAAAACACCGCAATCTCTGATAAAAGACCACCTAGAGATCGGATATCCTTCCGTGGCGGCTCTTAGCCAAAATAGCGCCCAAATAAGCGTTAATGCCCATTTAAAAGAGAGTCGACTTAGCCTTAAAGATGTGCTTCTTTTTGCACCGGCATTGGCACAATCTGCTCCTTTTAAAGGCAATAAAAATGCTGTTTTGTCTATAAATGGTGCGCTAACCGGAAAACTAAATCGTCTTAGTATTCCTAATTTAGAAATAAGCGGAATCCGAGATACCAAAATTGCCGCAAGCGGAACCATAACTGGGCTACAGGATATCAACAAAGCCTATTTTGACTTGGTTATAAAACAATTGCAATCTGGTGCCACTGATTTGCCGTATTTTATTCCAAAAGGAAGTATCCCGAGCGCCCTTGAGTTACCGGCCTATTTAAATGTAAACGGAACCTTTCAAGGAACTACCACCCATTTCAATACCAATCTAGTTCTAAAAAGCAGTTATGGTGAAGCTACAATTAAGGCTTTGTTGGATCAAAAAACAAAAAATAGCGAGAACTATACTGCTCAATTATATCTTAAAAATTTTGATTTAGGAAAACTTTTCAAAACCAAAACCCTTGGGAAAATTAGTCTAAAAGCACAAACCAGTGGCATCGGGCTAAACCCTAAAACTGCCCAAGCCCAATTAAAAGCCAGGATTTTAAAGCTGGATTACAACAACTATGCCTACTCCAATTTAGTAGTAAATGGGAGTATTGATCACGGCTTGTTTACTGCTACAGCTGGCATCCAGAATCCTGATTTGAGGTTTGATTTAGTAAGCAGTGGCAGCTTTAAAGACAAATATCCGGCAGTAAAAGCCCATTTAAATGTAGATATCGCAGATCTAGAAAAACTAAACCTACATGCGGGCCCTCTCAAAATAAGAGGCACCATGAATGCTGCCATAGCCTCGGCGAGTTTGGATAATTTAAAAGGAAAAGTAGACATCATCCAACTTACCGTTGCAGATGCAGAACAGCAATTTGTTACAGACACCATTAGTTTGTCTGCTAGAGTACTGCCAGATACTAGTGCCGTGGTACTAAAATCGCCGTTTTTGAACGCATCTGTTAGAGGTAACTATACTTTAACTACAATAACTGCTGCTTTAAAAAACTCGTTATCGGTTTATTATGCCCCAAAACCAATTTTAGCTGCCAAAAACAAAACAGAACAGAATTTGGATTTTCAAATAGAGGTAAAAGACAGCCCTTTGCTGCATAAAATAATGCCTCAAGTTCAGGTTTTAGAACCATTTTTTATTTCCGGAAGCTACCACAGTAAAAAAGATAGTATTATTGTTAACGGAAAAATCCCAAAATTACTATACGGTCAAAACACCATTACTAACGCTATTTTGAATGTTAGCACTAAAGACAAAACCCTTTTTTATGACTTTGCCATAGATAGCCTTCAGAACAACCAATTGCAACTACCCGCCACTGCAATCAAGGGCCAATTAAAAGACCAAACCGCAACCTATCAGTTAGAACTTAAAGACAGCAATGATACTCTGCGTTATTCTGTAGCAGGAACCCTAAAAACTACTCCTAGAAATACCGAAGTGCATTTGGACCCAAGTACTTTGATTTTAAATTACAAGCCGTGGACAATTGCTGCTACCAATCTAATTCAGTTTGGTAAAACCGGCATTCAGGCACGGGATTTTAAATTAAATAACTCCAAAAGTAGCCTAGAGATTGCTTCTTTATCTACCAAAAAAAATGCGCCCCTATCTGTAACATTTGCCGATTTCGAGATAAAGACTATCCGTAATTGGATTCAAAAAGATAGTTTGCAGTTTAACGGAACCCTAAACGGTAGTGCCACAATCCAAAATGCAACTAAAAACCCTGTTTTTAAGGCTGCCCTAAAAGTGGAAGACTTTAGCTTCCGGAATGATACTCTAGGTAGTATAGATCTTGAAATAGAAAATTCTAGAGCCAATACCTATACCACAAAAATAGCCCTCTCCGGACAAGATAACCAACTAAACCTAGACGGAACCTACCACACCAATACGGCTAATCTAGACCTAAAATTAGCAATCGAAAAATTACATTTAAAAAGCATTCAAGGCTTTACTATGGGCAACCTTAAAGAAAGTACGGGTTTTATAAACGGATCGCTAGCTCTAACAGGCACAATAAACCAACCACAGCTGGTAGGAAGTTTAAACTTTAACCAAATAGGTTTTAGAGTAACTCCTCTAAATTCTGTTTTTAAAGACACTAACAACACGCTCAAATTTAGCGGAGAGACCATTGGTTTTGATGCTTTTACCCTTAAAGACGAAAACAACAATACCCTGGTACTTAATGGAACTATTTCTACTACAGATGCCAGCAACCCCGCATTTAACCTTACGGTAGATGCCACCAATTTTAAGGCTATAAATTCTGAAGAGAAAGACAATGATTTGTATTACGGTGCTTTATATTTAGACAACCATTTACGCATAAAAGGAGATTGGAATAACCCAATGGTTGATGGAAATCTTAAAATAAATGCCAATACGGATTTTGTACTCGTATTGCCGCAATCTGACCCATCTATTGCAGATAGAGAGGGCATTGTTTCTTTTGTAGATGCAGACAATCCGCCATTAATTACCAAAATCACCACCCAAGAAAAATTACGTGAAACTGCCATAAAAGGCATTAACGCTGCGGTAAACATTGAAATTGATAAAAAAGCAGCTCTGACTATGGTATTAGACAAGGCCAATGGAGATTTCTTGAAATTAAAAGGCCAAGCACAGCTCTCTGGCGGAATAGATCCTTCTGGAAAAACCAACCTTACCGGAAGATACGAAATACAAGAAGGTACCTACGAAATGAATTTTAATCTAATTAATCGTAAATTTGAGATAAAAAAAGGCAGCTATCTTCTATGGACTGGAGAGCCTACCTCGGCAGAAGTTGCCATAACAGCCGTTTACAAAAACGAGGTTGCTCCAATTGATTTAGTAGATAGCCAATTAGCAGGTACCACATCTGCAGTTAGAAATACCTACAAACAAAAAATACCCTTTGAAACCGAGCTACTAATGAAGGGCGAATTACTCCAGCCGTCCATCCATTTTGATATTGTACTTCCAGAAGGAAACAATAACGTAGCCACTGAAATTATTAGTACTACCCAAGCCAAATTATCTCAATTGCGCCAACAACCAGAAGAATTAAACAAACAAGTATTTGCTTTGTTATTGCTAAATCGTTTTATTGGCGAAAATCCTTTTGCAAGTCAAGCTGGAGGGAGCTCGGTATCTTCATTAGCCAGAGAGAGTGTTAGCAAAATTTTGTCGCAACAATTAAATAATTTTGCAGCAGAATTAGTGGATGGCGTAGCCATTGAATTTGATTTAGATGCCACCGAAGACTATACTACCGGAAATCTAGAAAACCGTACCGATTTGAATGTAGGTATTTCTAAAAAACTATTAGACGATCGATTAAAAGTAACTGTTGGTAGCCGTTTTGGATTAGAGGGACCACAGCAACAAAACCAAGCAGCCAATAGCATTGCTGGCGATGTGTCTGTGGAATACCAAATATCCAAAGATGGCCGTTACAAACTCAGAGCCTATCGTCTAAATAAATACCAAGTGGCTCTGCAAGGACAAGTAGTAGAAACAGGAGTTTCTTTTGTTTTAACCCTTGATTACAACCAATTCAAAGAATTATTTCATTCTAAAAAAACAGCCGAATAA
- a CDS encoding patatin-like phospholipase family protein — protein sequence MKKIGLVLSGGGVRGMAHLGILKALEEFGISFTHISGTSAGAIAGAFYAAGYSVEEIVTILKKSQIFNFSNFLIKKQGLFTMKGFEGLYQEHLNTFEDLKIPLYVAATDILKGELTYFSSGNLSQALLASSCIPVVFQPVSINNSLYVDGGILNNFPIEPLLGQCDILIGSYVNSIKKEVDQVHMNNIVDRSFHLAMKSSVQDKTNLCTLYIEPPNMSQFSLLSLKKADEIFEYGYQYARTLEPQIKALDLG from the coding sequence ATGAAAAAAATTGGGTTGGTGTTATCTGGTGGTGGCGTAAGAGGCATGGCGCATCTCGGAATATTAAAAGCCTTAGAAGAATTTGGTATCTCTTTTACACATATATCCGGGACTAGTGCAGGAGCAATTGCAGGCGCATTTTATGCTGCAGGATATTCTGTAGAGGAGATTGTGACCATACTTAAAAAAAGTCAAATTTTTAATTTTTCTAATTTTTTAATCAAAAAACAAGGGTTATTTACCATGAAGGGATTTGAAGGCTTGTATCAAGAACATTTAAATACTTTTGAAGATCTTAAAATTCCTTTATATGTTGCAGCTACAGATATTTTAAAAGGAGAACTTACCTATTTTTCTTCCGGAAATTTATCTCAAGCCTTATTGGCTTCTTCATGCATTCCGGTGGTGTTCCAGCCCGTAAGCATTAATAATTCTTTGTATGTAGATGGCGGAATACTTAATAATTTTCCTATTGAACCCTTACTTGGTCAATGCGATATACTAATTGGAAGCTATGTAAATTCGATCAAAAAAGAGGTCGATCAAGTACACATGAATAATATTGTTGATCGTTCTTTTCACTTAGCCATGAAAAGTTCTGTGCAAGACAAAACCAACCTTTGTACTCTTTATATAGAACCACCAAACATGAGCCAATTTAGTCTTTTGAGCCTCAAAAAAGCAGACGAAATTTTTGAATATGGCTACCAATATGCTCGTACTTTGGAGCCTCAAATTAAAGCCCTAGATTTAGGATAA
- a CDS encoding acyl-CoA thioesterase — MLAFQKQLSFRWSDLDPNFHVRHSAYYDFGAQHRIEILEKLGLTMNVLQTNHFGPILFREECVFRKEIKLSDTIFIHTTVSKMKTDASRWSIVHQFKTAEDQLYATITVDGAWMDTKLRKIANPTPEIALQALRDFPKSDDFALL; from the coding sequence ATGCTTGCTTTCCAAAAACAATTATCTTTTAGATGGTCTGATTTAGACCCGAATTTTCATGTGCGCCATAGTGCGTATTATGATTTTGGTGCCCAACACCGTATTGAAATTTTAGAAAAACTTGGCCTAACCATGAACGTATTGCAGACCAACCACTTTGGACCAATACTCTTTAGAGAAGAATGTGTTTTTAGAAAAGAAATCAAGCTATCTGATACCATTTTTATACATACCACCGTGTCTAAAATGAAAACCGATGCCTCTAGATGGTCTATTGTACACCAATTTAAAACAGCAGAAGACCAACTATACGCCACAATAACCGTAGATGGTGCTTGGATGGATACCAAACTCCGAAAAATTGCCAATCCAACTCCAGAAATAGCCCTGCAAGCATTACGGGATTTCCCTAAAAGCGATGATTTTGCACTACTATAA